The segment TTTGATGAAATCCTTCGCTATTATGCAATGGAGCGTTTTCTTTTCCGGTTAAGCACTAGTCCATACAATACCAAACTCTTCCTAAAAGGAGGCTTAATTCTCAAGGTCTGGGATCCTTTAGACCATCGTGCAACAATGGACATCGACCTTTTAGGGCGTATTTCCAACCAAATAAAAGATCTCAAACAAGTGATTACAGAGATTGCTGCAATTCCCTATGAAGAAGATGCTATTACCTTTGATACTCAGCACCTAACGATTCGCCGGACCCAAACGGCAGGAGACTATGAGGAAATAAGAGCCAGTTTTTCTGCAAAGCTATTTAAAGCAAAGTTACCTGTCCTTATTGATATTGGTTTTAACGACATTATTGTCCCAAAGCCCCAGCAGATCCACTACCCCACTTTATTAGGAATGCCCACTTTAGAACTACTAGGGTATACCCTAGAAACCGTCATTGCCGAAAAACTCGAGTCAATTGTAAAGCTTGGGCTTATCAATACGCGAATGAAAGATTTTTATGATCTTTGGACAATTGTCCAAAGAGAGAAGCTCAATCCTAAAACACTCGAACTAGCCGTTAAGAATGTATTCATGAATCGAGCCTCGGAAACTAAGTATCCTATTGCATTTACTCCTGTTTTCTACGAAGCCACAGACACCTTAAAGCGGTGGGATAACTTCCTTTCATCTATTGGAAAAAATACCATTAACTTTCAAGATGTCATCCATGAGATTTCTAATCATTTAACTCCATTAATTAAGGCAAGCACCAATGCAGCTGATTGACGGCAAGAAAATTGCTAAAGAGATCCAAAAACACCTCAAACAAGAGATCGTCCAGATCGACGGGCGCAAGCCTGGCCTGGCCTTTATCCTCATTGGAGAAGATCTCCCCTCACAAACCTATGTCGCGATGAAAAAAAAGGGATGTCAGCAAATCGGCATCCACTCTGAAGTCCTTTCCCTTCCAGGAGATATCACCCAAGAAGGGCTCATTGGAGAAATCGATCGTCTTAATAGGGCCGACCACATCGATGGAATTTTAGTTCAACAACCCTTCCCCAAACAGATTGACACCGCTGCGATTATCGAAGCGATTGACCCCAATAAAGATGTCGATGGGTTTCACCCCATCAACATCGGCAAACTCCTTCTCGGCGTCTCTGGAGGCTTTGCCGCCTGCACTCCCCTCGGGATCGTAACCCTCCTTGAAAAAAGCAAGATCGACACCGCGGGCAAACATGTTGTCATCGTTGGCCGCAGTAACATTGTGGGAAAACCCCTTGCTGCTCTTCTCATGCAAAAAAAACAAGGAGCCAATGCCACAGTGACCATCGCCCACAGTGGAACCCAAAACCTTCAAGAGCTCTGTCGGGAGGCCGATATTTTAGTCGCCGCCCTGGGCAGCCCCCACTTTATTACTGCCGATAGGGTCAAAAAAGGAGCGGTCGTGATCGATGTGGGCATCAACCGAACAGATAAAGGGCTTGTTGGCGATGTTGACTTTAACAATGTGAAGCAGGTGGCTTCTGCGATTACCCCTGTGCCAGGCGGAGTAGGACCGATGACCATTGCGATGCTCCTTGCAAACACCTACGAAAGTTACAAAAAACGATGTGGCTGATTCTCTTTCTCGCTTTACTCTTTGGCTGCAGTAAAGAGCCTTCCCACTTTCAAGGAGTAGCCCATGGCCATCCCTACCGGATCCAAATCGGCGGCTCCCCTAATAAAACCCATGTCCAAGCGCTTCTAGAAGAGATATTCGAAGAGGTCGATACCCTCTATAACCACTGGAACCCCGACTCCCTTTTATCGAAAAACCCCGACTCCCCAGAGCTCCAGCCCATCCTCTCCTTGGCTCACTCTTTTTGCACCCTAACCAACGGATGGTATGACCCCACTTTGCGCGGCCCGATCCAAACCTTCAAAACACAAACGGCCCACTCTCCTGGCTACGACCTCGATGGGATGCTGAAAGGGTATGTGATCGACCAGATTGTCGAACAGCTCCTTTCCCTTGGGTATACAAACCTCTATGTCGAGTGGGGAGGAGACCTCCGCGTCCATGGGAAGCACCCTTCAGGACGCCCCTGGCAAATCCTATTGAATGATGAAGTCGTGCCTCTTGAAAATGGAGCCATTGCAACAAGCGGATGTGCCGAACAAACCTGGGATATTGACGGCACGACCTATACCCACATCATCAATCCCTTCACTCAAGAGATGGTGGGGGTGGGCATTTACTCGGTTACTGTCCGCGCTCCCACCTGCGCCCTCGCCGATGCCCTTGCCACTGCCTGCATGGCTTCAGGCTCCGAAACCTTTGCTGATGCGATGAAAGAAAAACTCCCCGTCGATTTTTGGATTGTTTATACCGAAAAAAGTTCAAAAACCGGGAATTAGCCAAAGCCAGCACTCCAGATTTAGTCCCATCGAAGCAGTCTCCTATCGAGGAGATAGGAGCGATGCAGAGGGGGCTAAAGGTGGTGATGCTGGCGCAGGCAAAAACCGATTTTTGAACTTTTTTCGGTATATCTTGACATTGGAAACCAAAAACCTCTATTTCTAGAAAAAACTCTTAATATTGGAGGTTCATGATGAAAAAAACCATTTTACTTTTTGCTGGAATACTCACACTTGCTGGAGGAGCTCTAGCCTCTTGTAGTAAGGAAGAGCCTAAGCCGACGCCCACTAAACCACAACAAGAAACACCAGAAAAACCTGGTGGCCCTTGCCGTAAGTATTAAATTTTAGATGCGGGGGAGAGACTTCTCTCCCCCACCATTTGCTATTATCTTTTTAATGGAGTATAATAGCGAATAGTAATGAAAAAATTAAACAAAACATTTGCCGGAACAATGGCCGGCACCATCTCTGTTCATCCCAAAGGTTTCGCTTTCGTCTCTCCTGATGACCCGAAAAAATATCCTGAGGATATTTTTATTCCCAAAAGTTTGAAGGGAAATGCGGTCGATGGCGATCGTGTGGAAGTCGCCGTTGCGGCAGAGCAAAAGGCAGGTAAGGGCCCCGAAGGGATGGTCCAAGCCATCCTCGAGCGGGGAAAAGAAGAGCTCGTCGGCATCGTCTGGATCATCAACCCGAAGGGACACTACCTCCTCTACGTCCACTCTCTTGGTCCCTCTAAAGCAGCACTCGTTAAAAAAAACAAGAAGGCAACGTACCAAATTGGTGATCGCCTCATCTTAAAAGTCGACGACTGGGGAGATGAAAAGTCCCCTGCCACCTGCACCGTTACTGAGAAGCTGGGGACGATCGACGAGGCGTGGACCGATATCCCCTCAGCCATCCGTGACTTTGGGATCCGAAAGGAGTTCCCCAAGGAGGTGATCGAGCAAGTGAAAAAACTCCCCCCTGAGGTCGACAAAAAAGATATTGAGGGGCGGGAGAATCTCACCTACCTCGAGTGTGTCACCATCGATCCCGATACCGCCCGCGATTTTGACGATGCTTTATCGCTCACCGAAGATGAGAAAGGACACTTCCATTTAGGGGTTCACATTGCCGATGTTTCCCACTATGTGAAAGAGGGAACCCCTCTTGATGAAGAGGCCAAAAAACGGTCCAACTCAACTTACTTTCCGGGACAGTGCGTCCCGATGCTTCCCGAAGAGCTTTCCAACCATCTCTGTAGCTTAAAAGAGCAGGTCACCCGACTCACCCTTTCGGTCTTGATCGATCTCGATGAAGAGGGAACGGTCTTAAATTATCGGATTGTCCGCGGGGCCATCTTTAGCCAAAAGCGGTTCACCTACAAAGAAGCGAAAAAAGTGCTCGATGGAGAGCTGAAAAGTCCCCATGAAAAAAAACTGAAACGCCTCGAAAAACTTTGCCTTCTTTTAAAGAAAAAACGGCGGGAACGGGGCAGCGTCGACCTCGCCCTTCCTGAGATAGTGATCAAGGTCAACAAAAAGGGGGAACCAACTGGACATGAGGTGGTCGAATATGACATCACCCACCAACTTGTTGAAGAGTTTATGCTGAAAGCCAATGAGCTCGTTGCCCAAGACTTCATGAAGAAAAACAAAAAAGGGATATTCCGGATCCATGAACCTCCCGGAGAGGATAATCTCGAAGCTTTTTATGCCCTAGCGCGGAGTTTAGGCTTTTCTCTACCGAATAAGCCCGAAGTCGACGACATCCAAAGGCTCTTTGAAAAGGCGAAGGGAAGTCCCCACGCCGAGCAACTTTCGATCGCCTATATTCGGAGTATGAAACTGGCGGTCTATTCTGAAAATAATGTGGGCCATTATGGCCTCTCCCTTGAAAACTACTGCCACTTTACGAGCCCGATCCGCCGCTATAGTGACCTCATTATCCACCGCCGCCTCTTTGAAGATTCCGAGGAAGACCTCACCCTCGTTGCCAAAAGTTGCTCCGACAAGGAGCGGGTCTCTTTTAAGGCAGAGACAAGCGTTGTGATGCTTAAAAAACTCCGCCTCCTCCAAAAGTGCCAGCAGGAGGATCCCACCCGTCTCCACCAAGCAGTCGTGAGTAAAATCAAACCCTTTGGGGTCTTTTTTGAGGTCGCTCCCCTCCAATATGAGGGATTCCTCCACCTCTCCGATCTGGAAGATGACTACTATGTCTATAACCAGCAAAGAGAACTCCTTGTTGGACAAGATACAGGAAAAACCTATAAAATGGACTCTCCTCTCGAGATCCTTCTCGAAGAGGTCGATCTCATCATGATGGAGACAAAATGGGCCCTTCCCCGCCAAAGCAAAACAAAGAAAAAACGGTCCCGCTCCTCTTCTACCAAGAAGAAGAGGTGGTCGAAGTCGCGCAGGCGCTCCTAGGCAAGTACCTCTTTACCTCCTTTGAGGGTCAGCTCACCGGTGGGATGATCATCGAAACCGAGGCCTACAAAGGGGCTGAGGACAAAGCCTGCCACGCCTATGGAGAGCGAAAAACTGCCCGCACCCAGGTGATGTTTGAGCCAGGGGGGGTGGCCTACATCTACCTCTGCTACGGAATCCACCACCTCTTCAATATCGTCACCCACAAGGAAGGGACACCCCATGCCGTCCTTGTCCGCGCCCTAGCCCCCACCCATGGCACTGAAACGATGGAAAAGCGGCGCAAAGGAGCTAAAAAGCTCACCGGAGGACCAGGAACTCTCACCCAAGCCCTTGGAATCCAGACCCACCATTCGGGCATCCCCCTGACAGGCAATGAGATATGGCTTGAAGACCATGGAGCACCCCTTGGAAAGATTATCGCAACCCCTAGAATTGGAATCGATTACGCCGAAGAACATAAAAATCTCCCTTGGCGCTTTCTTTTAAATTAAAAATATGGTATAATAGTAGCCATTCAAATAAAAAAGTAGGGAACTAATGACTACAGAAGGAATTCAAAAAAAATATAGTTGTTTAGGGTGGGAAAGCACCCCTTTAGAAGAAGGAGTAATAGAAAAAATTATA is part of the Candidatus Neptunochlamydia vexilliferae genome and harbors:
- a CDS encoding nucleotidyl transferase AbiEii/AbiGii toxin family protein, translated to MDKKNLGESICQRLKDLSKERKRPFDEILRYYAMERFLFRLSTSPYNTKLFLKGGLILKVWDPLDHRATMDIDLLGRISNQIKDLKQVITEIAAIPYEEDAITFDTQHLTIRRTQTAGDYEEIRASFSAKLFKAKLPVLIDIGFNDIIVPKPQQIHYPTLLGMPTLELLGYTLETVIAEKLESIVKLGLINTRMKDFYDLWTIVQREKLNPKTLELAVKNVFMNRASETKYPIAFTPVFYEATDTLKRWDNFLSSIGKNTINFQDVIHEISNHLTPLIKASTNAAD
- a CDS encoding FAD:protein FMN transferase, with protein sequence MWLILFLALLFGCSKEPSHFQGVAHGHPYRIQIGGSPNKTHVQALLEEIFEEVDTLYNHWNPDSLLSKNPDSPELQPILSLAHSFCTLTNGWYDPTLRGPIQTFKTQTAHSPGYDLDGMLKGYVIDQIVEQLLSLGYTNLYVEWGGDLRVHGKHPSGRPWQILLNDEVVPLENGAIATSGCAEQTWDIDGTTYTHIINPFTQEMVGVGIYSVTVRAPTCALADALATACMASGSETFADAMKEKLPVDFWIVYTEKSSKTGN
- the folD gene encoding bifunctional methylenetetrahydrofolate dehydrogenase/methenyltetrahydrofolate cyclohydrolase FolD, with the translated sequence MQLIDGKKIAKEIQKHLKQEIVQIDGRKPGLAFILIGEDLPSQTYVAMKKKGCQQIGIHSEVLSLPGDITQEGLIGEIDRLNRADHIDGILVQQPFPKQIDTAAIIEAIDPNKDVDGFHPINIGKLLLGVSGGFAACTPLGIVTLLEKSKIDTAGKHVVIVGRSNIVGKPLAALLMQKKQGANATVTIAHSGTQNLQELCREADILVAALGSPHFITADRVKKGAVVIDVGINRTDKGLVGDVDFNNVKQVASAITPVPGGVGPMTIAMLLANTYESYKKRCG
- a CDS encoding DNA-3-methyladenine glycosylase, with product MGPSPPKQNKEKTVPLLFYQEEEVVEVAQALLGKYLFTSFEGQLTGGMIIETEAYKGAEDKACHAYGERKTARTQVMFEPGGVAYIYLCYGIHHLFNIVTHKEGTPHAVLVRALAPTHGTETMEKRRKGAKKLTGGPGTLTQALGIQTHHSGIPLTGNEIWLEDHGAPLGKIIATPRIGIDYAEEHKNLPWRFLLN
- a CDS encoding ribonuclease R family protein — its product is MKKLNKTFAGTMAGTISVHPKGFAFVSPDDPKKYPEDIFIPKSLKGNAVDGDRVEVAVAAEQKAGKGPEGMVQAILERGKEELVGIVWIINPKGHYLLYVHSLGPSKAALVKKNKKATYQIGDRLILKVDDWGDEKSPATCTVTEKLGTIDEAWTDIPSAIRDFGIRKEFPKEVIEQVKKLPPEVDKKDIEGRENLTYLECVTIDPDTARDFDDALSLTEDEKGHFHLGVHIADVSHYVKEGTPLDEEAKKRSNSTYFPGQCVPMLPEELSNHLCSLKEQVTRLTLSVLIDLDEEGTVLNYRIVRGAIFSQKRFTYKEAKKVLDGELKSPHEKKLKRLEKLCLLLKKKRRERGSVDLALPEIVIKVNKKGEPTGHEVVEYDITHQLVEEFMLKANELVAQDFMKKNKKGIFRIHEPPGEDNLEAFYALARSLGFSLPNKPEVDDIQRLFEKAKGSPHAEQLSIAYIRSMKLAVYSENNVGHYGLSLENYCHFTSPIRRYSDLIIHRRLFEDSEEDLTLVAKSCSDKERVSFKAETSVVMLKKLRLLQKCQQEDPTRLHQAVVSKIKPFGVFFEVAPLQYEGFLHLSDLEDDYYVYNQQRELLVGQDTGKTYKMDSPLEILLEEVDLIMMETKWALPRQSKTKKKRSRSSSTKKKRWSKSRRRS